In Deltaproteobacteria bacterium, one DNA window encodes the following:
- a CDS encoding deoxyribonuclease IV, whose product MTVGLHLSIAGGFHKAIERATEEGADCLQIFCRSPRSWDGGDTKDIEAEAKRFRETRKKSGIGPIVVHASYLINAATPDNALYKKSLALLSKELSIAALLGAEFYVLHPGSRGQTSKEAAIERLADAVRAAVKKAGKDAPALLIENTAGAGSQLGGDLLTIAAILNTLKGVKAGLCFDTCHAFASGLKMSDKTDALALTKLIDSTVGTKRLSLIHLNDSKGGLGSNIDRHEHIGKGRIGLTGLGAFLKIKEIRRVPVILETPKNRAGDDKMNLKTTRALQS is encoded by the coding sequence ATGACCGTAGGGCTGCATCTATCAATAGCAGGCGGGTTCCATAAAGCGATTGAACGGGCGACCGAGGAAGGGGCCGATTGTCTGCAGATATTTTGCCGCTCCCCGAGGTCATGGGATGGCGGCGACACAAAAGACATCGAGGCAGAGGCAAAGCGCTTTAGAGAAACAAGAAAAAAATCGGGCATAGGCCCTATAGTGGTGCACGCCTCTTACTTGATAAACGCTGCAACGCCCGACAACGCGCTCTACAAAAAGTCGCTTGCGCTTCTATCTAAAGAACTCTCTATCGCGGCCCTGCTTGGCGCAGAGTTCTATGTGCTACATCCGGGAAGCCGCGGCCAGACATCCAAAGAGGCGGCAATAGAGCGCCTCGCTGACGCCGTAAGAGCGGCAGTAAAAAAAGCTGGGAAAGACGCCCCTGCCCTGCTAATCGAGAACACTGCCGGGGCAGGCTCGCAGCTTGGAGGAGACCTTTTAACAATAGCGGCAATTCTAAATACGCTTAAAGGAGTAAAGGCAGGGCTCTGTTTCGACACGTGCCACGCATTCGCAAGCGGCCTCAAGATGTCGGATAAGACGGATGCTTTGGCGCTTACGAAGCTCATCGACTCAACCGTCGGAACAAAGCGCCTATCTCTTATACATCTTAACGACTCAAAGGGCGGCCTCGGCTCCAACATAGACCGCCACGAGCACATAGGCAAAGGACGTATCGGGCTTACCGGGCTCGGGGCTTTTCTAAAGATAAAAGAAATACGGCGCGTTCCCGTGATACTCGAAACGCCAAAGAACAGAGCAGGCGACGACAAAATGAACCTGAAGACAACCCGGGCGCTACAGAGCTAA
- the trxB gene encoding thioredoxin-disulfide reductase, with translation MHDLIIIGGGPAGLTAGIYAKRAMLDVILIERELVGGQIALSDVIENYPGYASISGMELMAKFEEQAKAQGLEIKFAEVSSIKLDGKVKVLSTSEGEMRTKAVILATGAKPKRIGVPGENELIGKGVSYCATCDGPFFKKQKVTVIGGGDTAVKEAVYLSKIASHVDLIHRRDSLRAEKVLQEKAFKTANIKIHWNSILKEIKGTSKVDAVIVENVKDSSKTEIPTDGVFVFVGINPATGFVDLKKDASGFIITNQNMETSVEGIYAAGDCRNTPLLQVATAVGDGAIAAFIAEKYIEDFE, from the coding sequence ATGCACGACCTCATCATCATAGGCGGCGGCCCTGCGGGGCTTACCGCGGGCATATACGCAAAAAGAGCCATGCTCGACGTCATCCTAATCGAGCGCGAGCTCGTCGGCGGACAGATCGCGCTTAGCGACGTTATAGAGAACTACCCCGGGTACGCCTCCATAAGCGGCATGGAGCTAATGGCGAAGTTCGAGGAACAGGCAAAGGCCCAGGGACTTGAGATAAAATTCGCAGAGGTATCTTCGATAAAGCTCGACGGGAAGGTAAAGGTGCTCTCGACCTCGGAAGGCGAAATGAGAACAAAGGCAGTGATACTGGCAACAGGGGCAAAGCCAAAGAGAATCGGGGTTCCCGGAGAAAACGAGCTCATAGGCAAGGGAGTTTCGTACTGCGCTACCTGCGACGGCCCGTTCTTTAAAAAGCAGAAGGTCACGGTAATCGGCGGCGGAGATACGGCCGTAAAAGAAGCAGTGTACTTATCGAAGATAGCTTCGCACGTGGACCTCATACACAGAAGGGATTCGCTTAGAGCCGAGAAGGTGCTTCAGGAAAAGGCCTTCAAGACAGCGAACATCAAGATCCACTGGAACTCCATACTCAAAGAGATAAAGGGCACGAGCAAGGTCGATGCCGTTATAGTCGAGAACGTAAAGGACTCATCCAAGACAGAGATACCTACCGACGGCGTGTTTGTCTTTGTCGGCATAAACCCGGCAACCGGCTTTGTTGACCTTAAAAAAGACGCCTCGGGCTTCATCATAACGAACCAGAACATGGAAACATCGGTAGAGGGCATATACGCTGCCGGGGATTGCAGGAATACGCCGCTGCTGCAAGTTGCAACGGCGGTTGGTGACGGCGCGATAGCGGCGTTCATTGCCGAAAAATACATCGAAGACTTCGAATAG
- a CDS encoding type III pantothenate kinase: MLLTIDIGNSTVFIGANEGGVITRTWRLSTDRERTGDEYGIMLKELFAASGLNTSGIKGAAMSCVVPSLRDSFVSALERYVGVTPLVIEPGVKTGMPIITDNPKEVGADRIVGAVAAYHKHKCELIVVDMGTAITFDHVTKKGEYAGGAIAPGVQISATALFKAAAKLPKVDISRPRFVVGKNTIDGLKSGIYFGFAALIDGMVERIKKETAPSAKVVATGGHAELFAKESKTINEVDELLILKGLEIIYEANAK; the protein is encoded by the coding sequence GTGCTCCTAACGATAGACATAGGGAACTCTACCGTATTCATAGGGGCCAACGAAGGCGGCGTGATAACGCGCACATGGCGTCTCTCAACGGACAGAGAGCGCACCGGGGACGAATATGGCATAATGCTAAAGGAGTTATTTGCCGCATCAGGGCTTAACACCTCCGGCATAAAGGGCGCGGCAATGTCGTGCGTTGTGCCCTCTCTTAGGGATTCGTTCGTATCCGCGCTCGAGCGATACGTAGGCGTAACGCCGCTCGTAATCGAGCCGGGGGTAAAGACAGGGATGCCGATAATCACCGACAACCCAAAGGAGGTCGGCGCGGACAGAATCGTCGGAGCGGTGGCAGCGTACCACAAGCACAAATGCGAATTAATCGTGGTGGACATGGGCACGGCAATAACCTTCGACCACGTAACGAAAAAAGGCGAATACGCAGGGGGCGCAATCGCCCCTGGCGTACAAATTTCGGCAACGGCGCTATTCAAGGCTGCGGCAAAGCTTCCGAAGGTGGACATATCGAGACCGCGCTTTGTTGTCGGCAAGAACACCATAGACGGGCTTAAAAGCGGCATATACTTCGGCTTTGCCGCTCTCATCGACGGCATGGTCGAGAGAATCAAGAAAGAAACCGCGCCGTCTGCAAAGGTGGTTGCAACAGGCGGGCACGCCGAACTCTTTGCAAAGGAATCGAAGACCATAAACGAAGTGGACGAGCTTTTGATACTCAAAGGGCTCGAAATCATATACGAGGCGAACGCAAAATGA
- a CDS encoding cytochrome B5 has protein sequence MKKFNAAELKKYDGSEPGKPIYFAFKGKVYDATASPLFIDGMHFEHPAGGDLTDYLDDAPHGEEAVMELPVVGEYSEE, from the coding sequence ATGAAAAAATTCAACGCAGCGGAACTAAAGAAGTACGACGGCAGCGAGCCAGGCAAGCCCATATACTTCGCCTTCAAGGGTAAGGTATATGATGCCACCGCGAGCCCGCTCTTCATCGACGGCATGCACTTCGAGCACCCGGCCGGCGGCGATTTGACCGATTACTTAGACGATGCCCCGCACGGCGAAGAGGCCGTAATGGAGCTGCCTGTAGTCGGCGAATACAGCGAAGAGTAG
- a CDS encoding site-2 protease family protein: MFVFRFLKKIVFKVFGSRYAPLALLIITAITTVLSGAYFEGADPYNNPSDIVKGVPFSLSLLLILGSHEFAHYLAARREGVVSTLPYFIPGPPLPPLIGTFGAVIRLKSPMPTRRSLVWIGAAGPFAGLFVAVIVTAVGLALSRVTYVPESAAGHSLLLFDSSGYVLLGEPLIYKAIKYAVLGTLPHGQGVYVGSVAFAGWIGFFITCLNLIPVGQLDGGHILYASAGRAHGVISRALSIAFIIFGLLYFYSPLTSYTWPGWAFWGVIITAIGMRHPPVMDDTVMLDTRSWAASVGAVLALVLTFMPAPFYIV; the protein is encoded by the coding sequence ATGTTCGTTTTTAGGTTTCTTAAAAAAATCGTTTTCAAGGTTTTCGGCTCAAGGTACGCGCCCTTGGCGCTCCTTATAATAACCGCCATTACGACGGTTCTCTCCGGGGCGTACTTCGAGGGAGCAGACCCCTATAATAACCCTTCGGATATAGTAAAGGGAGTGCCGTTCTCGCTCTCCCTTCTTTTAATACTCGGTTCCCACGAGTTCGCGCATTATCTTGCCGCAAGGAGAGAGGGTGTAGTTTCAACGCTTCCGTATTTTATCCCTGGGCCTCCGCTGCCGCCGCTTATCGGCACCTTTGGCGCGGTAATCCGCTTGAAAAGCCCCATGCCCACGCGGCGTTCCCTTGTCTGGATAGGCGCGGCAGGGCCGTTTGCCGGGCTCTTTGTTGCGGTCATCGTTACCGCCGTCGGGCTCGCTCTCTCCCGTGTTACCTACGTGCCGGAATCTGCCGCAGGGCATTCGCTTCTTCTCTTCGACAGCTCCGGGTACGTGCTCCTTGGCGAACCGCTCATATATAAGGCCATAAAGTACGCTGTGCTCGGAACGTTGCCACACGGCCAAGGCGTGTATGTGGGAAGCGTTGCCTTTGCCGGGTGGATAGGGTTCTTCATAACGTGCCTTAACCTTATTCCCGTGGGGCAGCTTGACGGCGGCCACATCCTCTATGCGTCAGCGGGCAGGGCGCACGGCGTAATATCCAGGGCTCTCTCTATTGCATTCATAATTTTTGGCCTGCTGTATTTTTATTCGCCGCTTACGTCTTATACGTGGCCCGGGTGGGCATTTTGGGGCGTTATCATAACGGCAATAGGCATGCGGCATCCGCCGGTAATGGACGACACCGTTATGCTCGATACGAGGTCATGGGCAGCGTCAGTTGGCGCCGTGCTCGCGTTGGTATTGACTTTTATGCCCGCGCCGTTTTATATTGTCTGA
- a CDS encoding GPMC system MBL fold metallohydrolase, with translation MKALILGCGTSTGVPLIGCGCAVCVSTEPKNKRTRASALLSVNGRNILIDTSTDLRAQALVNNLRRIDAVLYTHEHADHLHGIDDLRSFNMAMGASIPCYSDLKTISKIREKFSYIFERSEGDGWKPELTLHEIKGKFNLFDFEVTPVEIEHGYGRILGFRVGALAYITDCSGIPKEALGLLKGVNVLILGALRQKPHPSHFSIDEAIEAAGQVGAGEVYLTHLGHNLDYVTDSPKLPQGVHFAYDGLEIDVP, from the coding sequence ATGAAAGCCCTTATACTCGGATGCGGCACGTCAACCGGCGTGCCCCTTATAGGATGCGGCTGCGCGGTGTGTGTGTCCACTGAGCCAAAAAACAAGCGCACACGGGCATCCGCGCTTTTGTCGGTAAACGGCAGGAATATCTTAATCGATACGTCCACGGATCTAAGGGCGCAGGCGCTCGTAAATAATCTAAGGCGCATAGACGCGGTCCTCTACACCCACGAGCACGCCGACCACTTACACGGCATAGACGATCTTCGGTCCTTTAACATGGCCATGGGAGCCTCCATTCCGTGTTATTCGGATTTGAAGACCATCTCGAAGATACGCGAGAAGTTTTCCTATATATTCGAAAGGAGCGAGGGAGACGGCTGGAAGCCCGAGCTTACGCTCCACGAGATAAAAGGGAAGTTCAACCTCTTTGACTTCGAGGTAACGCCCGTTGAGATAGAGCACGGTTATGGCCGCATACTCGGGTTTCGTGTTGGCGCTCTTGCGTATATTACCGATTGCAGCGGCATACCGAAAGAAGCGCTCGGGCTTCTAAAGGGAGTAAACGTTCTTATCCTCGGCGCACTAAGACAGAAGCCTCATCCGAGCCACTTCTCCATAGACGAGGCAATCGAGGCCGCAGGCCAGGTCGGGGCAGGGGAGGTCTACCTTACGCACCTTGGTCATAATTTGGATTATGTAACTGATTCGCCGAAGCTGCCGCAGGGCGTTCATTTTGCCTACGACGGTCTTGAGATAGACGTGCCCTAA
- the arcC gene encoding carbamate kinase: MKRKAPKRPLIISLGGNALIQRNERGTIEEQFRNAQKAAKAAIELITPSTPVIITHGNGPIVGNLLIRSEAAKQEVPEDPLYMCDADSEGAVGFILQQALHNALGKAGYKRQAAAIVTQVVVDKNDRAFKNPTKPVGPYYSKKEAALLTKTRKYVMKEDSGRGYRRVVASPRPIRVIEADIIKRLSLTGTIVIAAGGGGVPVVEGKDKTLRGIDAVIDKDLATVCLAKELGSQTLIILTAIENAYVNFTTPSRKALGKITASEAKRYLKAGEFAPGSMGPKIEAAIEFIENGGKKVIITTPEKAALALKGRAGTIITP, from the coding sequence ATGAAAAGAAAAGCCCCAAAAAGACCTCTCATCATATCGCTTGGCGGAAACGCCCTTATCCAAAGGAATGAACGCGGGACAATCGAAGAACAATTCAGGAACGCACAAAAGGCGGCAAAGGCAGCGATAGAGCTCATCACGCCCTCCACTCCCGTTATAATAACCCACGGGAACGGCCCAATCGTCGGCAATCTTCTCATACGAAGCGAGGCAGCCAAGCAAGAGGTTCCCGAAGACCCTCTATACATGTGCGACGCTGACAGCGAAGGAGCTGTGGGCTTTATCCTGCAGCAGGCCCTTCATAACGCCCTTGGAAAAGCCGGTTACAAAAGACAGGCTGCCGCAATAGTAACCCAGGTCGTAGTGGATAAGAACGACAGGGCATTCAAAAACCCCACAAAGCCCGTTGGCCCCTACTATTCGAAAAAAGAAGCAGCGCTGCTTACTAAAACAAGAAAATACGTCATGAAAGAGGACAGCGGCCGCGGCTACAGGCGCGTTGTTGCCTCCCCCCGCCCTATCAGGGTAATAGAGGCTGATATAATAAAACGCCTCTCTCTTACCGGCACTATCGTCATAGCCGCTGGCGGCGGAGGCGTGCCTGTTGTCGAAGGTAAAGATAAAACGCTTCGTGGCATAGACGCTGTAATAGACAAAGACCTTGCAACAGTGTGCCTTGCAAAGGAGCTTGGAAGCCAAACGCTTATAATACTCACGGCAATCGAGAACGCTTACGTTAACTTCACTACGCCGAGCCGTAAAGCGCTTGGAAAAATAACGGCCTCTGAGGCAAAGCGATATCTTAAGGCAGGAGAGTTCGCCCCCGGTTCCATGGGGCCAAAGATAGAAGCTGCAATAGAGTTCATCGAGAACGGCGGGAAAAAAGTCATCATAACAACGCCTGAAAAAGCAGCCCTTGCGCTAAAGGGCCGGGCCGGGACAATCATCACGCCTTAG
- the nadC gene encoding carboxylating nicotinate-nucleotide diphosphorylase, with protein sequence MAKAGAKKQGARQGFDYVGMLVKAALAEDIGSGDITTKAAIDNGAKGRAAVRAKEQLTLAGISVAVLVFKTFDKSLKCKTLVNDGKEVKKGASLMEVSGSLSSILTAERVALNFLQRLSGIATLTSEYVKLAKGAGVKILDTRKTTPCLRMLEKYAVKTGGGSNHRFGLFDAALIKDNHIAAAGSIKKAVERVRRSIPHGTPLEVETETLKEVKEALDAGADIIMLDNMSVAEMKKAVRLVSGRAFTEASGGITLKNIAQIAKTGVDCISIGALTHSAPSVDISLDVL encoded by the coding sequence ATGGCAAAAGCCGGGGCAAAAAAACAAGGGGCAAGGCAGGGCTTCGACTACGTGGGCATGCTCGTAAAAGCCGCTCTTGCAGAAGACATCGGCTCCGGCGACATAACCACAAAGGCCGCAATAGACAATGGGGCAAAGGGCCGGGCCGCCGTACGGGCAAAAGAGCAGCTAACCCTTGCCGGAATAAGCGTCGCTGTGCTCGTGTTCAAGACGTTCGATAAATCGCTAAAATGCAAAACACTCGTTAACGACGGCAAAGAGGTGAAAAAAGGCGCCTCGCTCATGGAGGTCTCCGGAAGCCTCTCGTCCATACTCACGGCAGAGCGTGTGGCGCTTAACTTTCTTCAGCGCCTCTCAGGCATCGCCACCCTCACATCGGAGTACGTAAAACTCGCAAAAGGCGCTGGCGTTAAAATTCTCGACACGCGAAAAACGACCCCGTGCTTACGGATGCTCGAAAAATACGCGGTAAAGACCGGCGGCGGCTCCAACCACCGCTTCGGGCTCTTCGACGCAGCGCTTATAAAGGACAACCACATAGCTGCGGCAGGCTCGATAAAAAAGGCGGTGGAGCGCGTAAGAAGGAGCATCCCTCACGGCACTCCGCTCGAGGTCGAGACGGAAACATTAAAGGAAGTAAAAGAAGCGCTCGACGCCGGAGCAGACATCATCATGCTCGACAACATGAGTGTGGCCGAGATGAAAAAGGCCGTAAGGCTCGTCTCCGGCCGCGCCTTTACAGAGGCCTCAGGCGGCATAACGCTTAAAAATATCGCGCAAATCGCAAAGACCGGCGTTGACTGCATATCTATCGGCGCGCTCACTCACTCGGCACCCTCGGTCGACATAAGCCTCGACGTGCTATGA
- a CDS encoding biotin--[acetyl-CoA-carboxylase] ligase has translation MKTQTDGIDRDILGFLKANRGNYVSGQEICENLGISRNAVWKHMKALKAAGYPIDAKSRKGYVLTQANSPFNAMEIESVLKTKFIGKDLHFMETTESTNSVAMELAKGGAAEGAAVISDSQKSGKGRMGRRWHSPPGVNIYTSVILRPRIAPHSAPVLSLAAAVAVVEAIEAVSGIKASVKWPNDVQINSKKVSGILFEMASDPDTVKHMAVGIGINVNMDAEKTPEDIRGLSTSLKKESGKEISRVEAVAALYFSLEKWYKIFLDKGNPQVLDAWRNCFNGKGKDIKVNGLSGAVEGVCEGIDSSGALLVRTKAGVTERIMAGDVSL, from the coding sequence ATGAAAACACAGACAGACGGCATAGACCGGGACATACTCGGCTTTCTCAAGGCCAACCGCGGCAACTACGTCTCCGGACAGGAAATATGCGAAAACCTCGGCATATCGCGTAACGCCGTGTGGAAGCACATGAAGGCGCTAAAGGCCGCCGGATACCCCATAGACGCGAAATCGAGAAAAGGCTATGTGCTTACGCAGGCGAACTCTCCGTTCAACGCAATGGAGATAGAGTCTGTGCTCAAAACAAAGTTCATAGGCAAAGACCTTCACTTCATGGAAACAACGGAATCGACCAACTCGGTAGCCATGGAGCTTGCAAAAGGCGGCGCGGCCGAAGGCGCTGCAGTAATAAGCGACTCGCAAAAAAGCGGCAAAGGGCGCATGGGCCGGCGCTGGCACTCGCCTCCCGGGGTAAACATCTACACGTCCGTGATACTCAGGCCGCGCATCGCCCCGCACTCTGCCCCCGTTCTCTCGCTCGCAGCCGCAGTTGCGGTAGTCGAGGCGATAGAGGCAGTATCTGGGATAAAGGCCTCGGTCAAATGGCCAAACGACGTGCAGATAAACTCCAAAAAGGTCTCGGGCATACTTTTTGAGATGGCCTCGGACCCGGATACCGTAAAGCACATGGCAGTCGGCATCGGCATCAACGTGAACATGGACGCCGAAAAAACCCCTGAGGACATACGGGGCCTCTCCACCTCGCTTAAAAAGGAAAGCGGCAAAGAGATATCCAGAGTAGAAGCGGTCGCAGCCCTTTATTTCAGCCTCGAAAAATGGTATAAGATATTCTTGGACAAGGGAAACCCGCAGGTACTGGACGCATGGAGAAACTGTTTTAACGGAAAAGGCAAGGATATAAAAGTAAACGGCTTATCCGGGGCCGTGGAGGGCGTTTGCGAGGGCATAGACTCAAGCGGCGCGCTTCTTGTCAGAACAAAAGCAGGCGTAACCGAGCGCATAATGGCCGGGGACGTGAGCCTGTAG
- a CDS encoding valine--tRNA ligase, with product MDKKELEKVYEPKSVESRWSELWAKKETFRAPEFSSKDTFSMVIPPPNITGSLHMGHALNNTLQDILARHMRLTGKDVLWVPGTDHAGIATQNVVEKKLHAEGTDRHKMGREKFIERVWKWKEESGGTIVGQLKRLGASCDWSREAFTMNEGLSKAVQKVFVDLFNEGLIYRDERLINWCPRCHTALSDIEVEHEESAGKLYHIRYHLSDDETKFLTVATTRPETMLGDTAVAINPDDDRHKEFAGKTLNLPLTSRKIPIVEDKMVDTEFGTGAVKITPAHDFNDFEAGVRHNLKRISIFDENAHVKDLVPDVNKDVLEEVKNLHAHKAREKVIHILKEQGFITKTEDHDHAVGKCYRCKTVIEPYLSPQWYVKTKPLAEEAIKAVQTGATRIIPKTWENTYFEWMRNIKDWCVSRQIWWGHRIPAYYCDDCNKGKWAEIKGEKKFFANAKVNVRADEITKCPDCGSKNITRETDVLDTWFSSALWPFSTLGWPEKTKELEHYYPTSTLVTGFDIIFFWVARMMMMGLKFMGKVPFKDVYIHALVRDAEGQKMSKSKGNVIDPLTIMDKYGTDALRFTLTAMAAQGRDVKLSEERIEGYRNFCNKIWNLARFTLMNVESAGELPKNLNTADKWILSKLFEATKATATHIERYEFDAAARSTYAFTWHEICDWYVELIKQDLRGDNGEERKRDSALVLLHTLKGTLKMLNPFMPFITEEIYSYLPGVASSITEEGYSKAPGFSYGEDVQSVECAIRTITAIRNVRTELNLPLSAELTPVAITADDASHRALSSLSAYITKLARLKSFGIVKGGAKPEKSAVAIVEGVTMGERIEVHVPVAGLIDAASEIKRLSKELEKTEKELGGLTSKLSNEEFVKKAPEEVVRKDKARVDTLNEKKAAIKAAIERVRSLE from the coding sequence ATGGACAAAAAAGAACTCGAAAAAGTATACGAACCAAAAAGCGTCGAAAGCAGATGGAGCGAGCTCTGGGCGAAGAAGGAGACATTTCGCGCGCCGGAATTCTCGTCAAAGGATACCTTCTCCATGGTAATCCCTCCGCCAAACATCACCGGCTCTTTGCACATGGGGCACGCGCTAAACAACACGCTCCAGGACATACTGGCGCGCCACATGAGGCTTACGGGCAAGGACGTGCTCTGGGTGCCGGGAACCGACCACGCCGGAATAGCCACGCAAAACGTGGTTGAGAAAAAGCTCCACGCAGAGGGCACGGACCGCCACAAGATGGGCAGGGAAAAGTTCATCGAGCGGGTCTGGAAGTGGAAGGAAGAAAGCGGCGGCACGATAGTCGGCCAGCTAAAGCGCCTTGGCGCGTCCTGCGACTGGTCGAGAGAAGCCTTCACCATGAACGAGGGCTTAAGTAAAGCCGTTCAAAAGGTATTTGTTGACCTGTTTAACGAAGGGCTCATCTACAGAGACGAACGCCTCATAAACTGGTGCCCGAGATGCCACACCGCTCTATCGGATATAGAAGTCGAGCACGAGGAAAGTGCGGGAAAGCTCTATCACATACGTTACCATTTATCCGATGACGAGACGAAGTTCCTAACCGTTGCGACCACCAGGCCAGAGACCATGCTTGGCGACACGGCAGTTGCCATAAACCCCGACGACGACCGCCACAAGGAATTCGCCGGAAAAACGCTTAACCTCCCCCTCACCTCGCGAAAGATCCCGATTGTCGAGGATAAGATGGTCGATACCGAGTTCGGCACGGGTGCCGTGAAGATAACCCCTGCGCACGACTTTAACGACTTCGAGGCAGGCGTAAGACACAATCTAAAAAGAATCTCCATCTTCGACGAGAACGCGCACGTAAAGGACTTGGTCCCGGACGTTAACAAGGACGTGCTCGAAGAGGTAAAGAATCTTCACGCGCACAAGGCAAGAGAAAAGGTCATACACATATTAAAGGAACAAGGCTTCATCACAAAGACAGAGGATCACGACCACGCGGTCGGCAAATGCTACAGGTGTAAGACCGTAATCGAGCCCTATCTTTCGCCGCAGTGGTATGTGAAGACAAAGCCCCTTGCAGAGGAAGCAATAAAAGCCGTTCAAACAGGGGCTACACGCATCATCCCCAAGACTTGGGAAAATACCTATTTCGAGTGGATGAGAAATATAAAAGACTGGTGCGTGTCGAGACAAATTTGGTGGGGGCACAGGATACCTGCCTATTACTGTGACGACTGCAATAAAGGCAAATGGGCGGAGATAAAGGGCGAGAAAAAATTCTTTGCCAACGCAAAGGTCAATGTACGCGCAGACGAGATAACCAAATGCCCTGACTGCGGCTCGAAAAACATAACACGCGAAACCGACGTGCTCGATACCTGGTTCTCGAGCGCGCTCTGGCCGTTCTCAACTCTTGGGTGGCCGGAAAAGACCAAAGAGCTCGAGCACTACTACCCGACATCGACGCTCGTCACCGGCTTTGACATCATATTTTTCTGGGTCGCAAGGATGATGATGATGGGCCTTAAGTTCATGGGCAAGGTGCCGTTTAAGGACGTCTACATCCACGCCCTTGTCAGAGACGCAGAAGGCCAGAAGATGAGCAAGAGTAAGGGTAACGTAATAGACCCGCTTACCATCATGGATAAATACGGCACCGACGCGCTAAGATTTACGCTCACGGCAATGGCAGCGCAGGGGCGCGACGTAAAGCTCTCGGAGGAAAGAATCGAGGGCTACAGGAACTTCTGCAACAAGATATGGAACCTCGCGAGGTTCACCCTCATGAACGTCGAGAGCGCGGGAGAACTGCCAAAGAACTTAAACACTGCCGATAAGTGGATACTCTCGAAGCTCTTTGAGGCAACAAAGGCAACTGCCACGCATATCGAGCGTTACGAGTTCGATGCTGCGGCACGAAGCACGTACGCGTTTACGTGGCACGAGATCTGCGACTGGTATGTCGAGCTAATAAAACAAGACCTTCGCGGCGATAACGGCGAAGAAAGAAAACGAGATTCAGCGCTCGTGCTCCTTCACACGCTAAAAGGCACGCTAAAGATGCTAAACCCGTTCATGCCGTTTATTACCGAAGAAATATACTCATACCTTCCGGGTGTCGCCTCCTCCATAACCGAAGAAGGATATTCGAAGGCACCGGGCTTTTCTTATGGCGAGGATGTCCAATCGGTCGAATGCGCGATCCGTACGATTACGGCAATAAGGAACGTTAGAACTGAACTTAACCTTCCGTTATCTGCAGAGCTTACTCCGGTTGCGATTACTGCCGACGACGCGTCGCACAGGGCGTTGTCTTCTCTATCTGCCTACATAACAAAGCTTGCGAGGTTAAAAAGCTTCGGCATCGTAAAAGGCGGCGCAAAGCCCGAGAAGTCAGCTGTCGCAATAGTCGAGGGCGTTACAATGGGCGAAAGAATCGAGGTCCACGTGCCGGTTGCAGGTCTGATAGACGCGGCATCCGAGATAAAAAGGCTTTCAAAAGAACTCGAAAAAACAGAAAAGGAACTCGGCGGCCTTACCTCCAAGCTCTCTAACGAGGAGTTCGTAAAAAAGGCGCCCGAAGAGGTGGTTCGAAAGGACAAGGCCCGGGTAGATACCCTTAACGAGAAAAAGGCCGCCATCAAGGCCGCAATCGAAAGAGTAAGGAGCCTCGAGTGA